A genome region from Thermococcus gorgonarius includes the following:
- a CDS encoding DUF530 family protein, protein MTTTEELVSQVNKILDDIGIDMAGLFEDFDVVELAYTLKKNLSLLSELEEELERRVGESIPTLHSMDKKSRDPHIQWLYRKKRNRVLALERLRAAITAHKMALAHISANYEFYLGKSPIKVDSIKKDELGKIKAKEKPVKLGRIEVLPYLPYSGDVLRLLSREGIEVRETFKFIKGKLREKGTVRTRGLRIEVEYWSDKRLKRDRIDLPADADIEAELRKRYGRRFRWRVLSFVKTKGVLINNHYTVDNLSLAYALLDPKDGPEKLALDIFRYYFLTSPTERETLGLYPGIKQCVDCHYSLLDLPFKREPDFKVGYGSMLLIRKCEIENMLSGKRTDISSIPNYLLGGIVLYGITSWNEGKVSELLGINLEDLTEAIRKFVLSGLHTTLFSSVDKFEKFMPKSDKAKKFLSLLQG, encoded by the coding sequence ATGACGACAACGGAGGAGCTAGTATCTCAGGTCAACAAGATACTCGACGACATAGGCATAGACATGGCAGGGTTATTTGAGGATTTCGACGTTGTTGAGCTGGCCTATACTCTGAAGAAAAACCTCTCTCTCCTGAGCGAGCTGGAAGAGGAACTGGAAAGGAGGGTCGGTGAGTCAATTCCGACCCTCCACAGCATGGATAAGAAAAGTCGTGATCCGCACATACAGTGGCTCTATCGGAAAAAAAGAAACAGGGTTCTGGCCCTTGAGAGGCTTCGCGCTGCTATAACTGCACACAAGATGGCCTTAGCCCACATCTCAGCCAACTACGAGTTCTACCTTGGAAAATCTCCAATAAAGGTCGATTCCATCAAGAAAGATGAGCTTGGTAAGATAAAGGCCAAAGAAAAGCCGGTCAAGTTGGGCAGGATTGAAGTTCTCCCCTATTTGCCCTATTCCGGCGATGTCTTAAGGCTGCTTTCTAGGGAGGGCATCGAGGTCAGGGAGACCTTCAAGTTCATAAAGGGAAAGTTGAGGGAAAAGGGAACGGTCAGAACCAGAGGATTGAGGATAGAGGTTGAGTACTGGAGCGACAAGAGGCTGAAGAGGGACAGGATCGACCTTCCGGCGGACGCTGATATAGAGGCGGAACTCAGGAAGAGGTACGGGCGCAGGTTTAGATGGCGGGTCCTGAGCTTTGTTAAGACTAAGGGAGTTCTGATCAACAACCACTACACTGTGGACAATCTTTCCCTTGCATACGCTCTCTTGGATCCCAAGGATGGTCCAGAAAAGCTTGCCCTCGACATATTCAGGTACTACTTCCTCACGTCCCCCACTGAGAGGGAAACCCTCGGCCTTTATCCGGGCATTAAACAGTGCGTTGACTGCCACTACTCCCTGCTGGATTTGCCGTTTAAACGTGAACCTGACTTTAAGGTTGGTTACGGAAGCATGCTCCTGATAAGGAAGTGCGAGATCGAGAATATGCTCTCGGGAAAGAGAACGGACATAAGTTCGATTCCAAACTACCTCCTGGGGGGAATTGTACTCTATGGCATCACCTCATGGAACGAAGGGAAGGTAAGCGAACTGCTTGGAATAAACTTGGAAGACCTGACCGAGGCCATAAGGAAGTTCGTGCTTTCTGGCCTCCACACGACGCTCTTCTCCAGCGTTGACAAATTCGAAAAATTCATGCCGAAGAGCGACAAGGCGAAGAAGTTCCTCTCCCTTCTCCAGGGGTGA
- a CDS encoding GTP cyclohydrolase IV yields MIFETQEETPEIREPLRRVGITNLRTVAKINWKGREYTFLPLIEATIDLPAEKKGIHMSRLIESVTDAMSEAVEEEVKTAHESLEELGKSVIERIERKHPHKRAEIWIKTHLIIPKKTPASGKTSYEPYDVEVGVIKNENGTFEKVLRVRVIGNTVCPHAMANNNGKTHIQRAVGELEVKADFNEEIALEDMIEVVESSFSSPTYTLLKTPDENAVVQRMFENPKFVEDVAREIFAKAKERFKGKIHVRVISNESIHKHDVIAETWS; encoded by the coding sequence ATGATTTTTGAGACACAGGAAGAGACTCCTGAGATCAGAGAACCCCTGAGAAGGGTCGGTATAACCAACCTGAGAACCGTGGCCAAGATAAACTGGAAGGGGAGAGAGTACACATTCCTCCCGCTGATAGAGGCCACCATTGACCTACCTGCTGAAAAAAAGGGTATACACATGAGTAGGCTCATTGAAAGCGTTACCGATGCAATGAGCGAGGCTGTGGAAGAGGAAGTCAAAACCGCTCATGAGTCCCTTGAAGAACTTGGAAAGAGCGTAATCGAACGAATCGAAAGAAAGCATCCGCATAAACGAGCTGAGATCTGGATCAAAACTCATCTAATCATTCCAAAGAAAACTCCTGCAAGCGGAAAAACCAGCTACGAGCCCTACGACGTTGAGGTAGGTGTTATAAAGAACGAAAACGGTACCTTTGAGAAAGTACTCCGGGTCAGGGTTATCGGAAACACCGTCTGTCCACATGCCATGGCCAACAACAACGGAAAGACCCACATCCAGAGGGCCGTTGGGGAGCTGGAGGTAAAGGCCGACTTCAATGAGGAAATAGCACTTGAGGACATGATAGAAGTCGTTGAGAGTTCTTTCAGCAGTCCAACGTATACGTTGCTCAAAACTCCGGACGAGAACGCAGTCGTTCAGAGGATGTTTGAAAACCCGAAGTTCGTTGAGGATGTTGCTAGAGAAATATTCGCCAAGGCCAAGGAGCGCTTTAAAGGGAAAATCCACGTCCGCGTCATCAGCAACGAGAGTATACACAAGCACGACGTCATAGCGGAGACGTGGAGCTAG
- a CDS encoding DUF1699 family protein, producing the protein MRVEVKARNNGELLRKLDKSLNENVTEVYINLRPTKEIVVHILERAPNVRRISCPPSLYPKVSKRIINALSQLGVELVPESFPRGRPKKYDEETLRKVVEMIESGKGAKEVSESLNIPLRTVYYIVKNFKGHSFERRILSRMKE; encoded by the coding sequence ATGAGGGTGGAGGTTAAGGCCAGAAACAACGGTGAACTCCTGAGGAAGCTCGATAAAAGCCTTAACGAGAACGTTACCGAGGTCTACATAAACCTCCGCCCGACGAAGGAGATAGTGGTTCACATCCTTGAGAGGGCTCCCAACGTTAGAAGGATCAGCTGTCCGCCGAGTCTCTACCCAAAGGTCTCTAAAAGGATAATAAACGCCCTTTCCCAGCTCGGCGTGGAGCTCGTACCCGAAAGTTTTCCCAGAGGAAGACCCAAGAAGTACGACGAGGAGACTCTGAGAAAGGTTGTTGAGATGATAGAATCCGGCAAAGGGGCCAAAGAAGTAAGCGAGAGCCTTAACATTCCGCTCAGAACGGTCTACTATATCGTCAAGAACTTTAAAGGGCATTCCTTCGAAAGGAGAATCCTGTCCAGAATGAAGGAATAG
- the top6B gene encoding DNA topoisomerase VI subunit B has protein sequence MAEANQLFREFKIQSVSEFFRRNAAMLGYTGKVRSLTTLVHEAVTNSLDACEEAGIPPYVRVEIEELGDEHYKVVVEDNGPGIPEKYITHVFGKMLAGTKAHRNIQSRGQQGIGISGAVMFAQITSGKATRVITSTGGDEIIEAWVKIDVDKNEGKIVKKEKHPNLKGWRGTRIELEVKNVKYMRSKQGVYWYLKLTAIANPHAHIELIEPDGKLIVFPRSSDYIPEPPVEMKPHPKGVMTDDVYRLAKKTRKNTVRRFLIGEFSRISDKKVDELIEYIAALRLIKTVKDKKLQEQYYQRLMEGDVKSVLRAFKGYTKVVKQVAKLMEKPPEKLTWHEAEEIVEAFKYMKFLAPPTHGLRPIGEENIEKGLKGILKPEFVTAVTRPPKVYSGGIPFQVEVGIAYGGEIPAGFDLYRYANRVPLLFDAGSCVTTQAARSIDWKRYKIDDLDRAPLVLMINVVSVHVPYTGTGKQSIASVDEIYNEIRLAIMDAARRLQTYLSGKHRRLAQVKRRKTFEKYVPEIARALSILTGEPEEKIREYFIRFIESRFTAVEAEDVPVEEVAENA, from the coding sequence ATGGCCGAGGCGAATCAGCTGTTTAGGGAGTTTAAGATTCAAAGCGTCAGCGAGTTCTTCAGACGAAACGCCGCAATGCTTGGATACACCGGTAAGGTTCGCTCCCTCACAACGCTTGTTCATGAGGCGGTGACCAACTCCCTCGATGCCTGCGAAGAGGCCGGAATACCACCTTACGTCAGGGTTGAAATCGAGGAACTCGGGGACGAGCACTACAAGGTCGTCGTTGAGGACAACGGCCCGGGAATCCCGGAGAAGTACATAACGCACGTCTTCGGTAAGATGCTCGCCGGAACCAAGGCCCACAGGAACATACAGAGCAGGGGCCAGCAGGGTATCGGTATAAGCGGTGCCGTCATGTTCGCCCAGATAACGAGCGGAAAGGCCACACGCGTGATCACCTCAACGGGCGGCGATGAAATCATCGAGGCGTGGGTTAAGATAGACGTGGACAAGAATGAGGGTAAGATAGTCAAAAAGGAGAAGCATCCAAACCTCAAGGGCTGGCGCGGGACGAGGATAGAGCTGGAAGTGAAGAACGTCAAGTACATGCGCTCCAAGCAGGGCGTTTACTGGTACCTCAAGCTAACGGCAATAGCCAATCCTCACGCTCACATCGAACTCATCGAGCCGGATGGAAAGCTCATAGTCTTCCCCAGGTCGAGCGACTACATCCCGGAACCGCCGGTTGAGATGAAGCCCCATCCGAAGGGTGTAATGACGGACGACGTTTACAGGCTGGCAAAGAAAACCAGGAAAAACACAGTGAGAAGGTTCCTCATCGGGGAGTTCTCAAGGATAAGCGACAAGAAAGTAGATGAGTTAATCGAATACATAGCCGCTCTCAGGCTCATAAAGACAGTTAAAGACAAGAAACTCCAGGAGCAGTACTACCAGAGGCTCATGGAAGGCGACGTTAAATCCGTTTTGAGGGCTTTCAAGGGCTACACAAAGGTCGTCAAGCAGGTGGCAAAGCTCATGGAGAAACCGCCCGAAAAGCTCACATGGCACGAAGCGGAGGAAATCGTTGAGGCGTTCAAGTACATGAAGTTCCTCGCTCCCCCGACGCACGGTCTGAGGCCAATAGGCGAGGAGAACATCGAAAAGGGTCTGAAAGGAATCCTCAAGCCCGAGTTCGTCACCGCTGTAACGAGGCCACCCAAGGTCTATTCCGGGGGTATTCCCTTCCAGGTGGAGGTCGGAATAGCATACGGCGGTGAGATTCCTGCTGGGTTTGACCTCTACCGCTACGCCAACCGCGTCCCGCTCCTCTTCGATGCTGGTTCGTGTGTAACAACCCAAGCGGCGCGCTCGATAGACTGGAAGCGCTACAAGATAGATGACCTCGACAGGGCACCGTTGGTTCTAATGATAAACGTCGTCAGCGTTCACGTACCCTACACGGGAACCGGAAAGCAGAGCATAGCAAGCGTTGATGAGATCTACAACGAGATCCGCCTCGCCATAATGGATGCCGCCAGAAGGCTCCAAACTTATCTCAGCGGCAAGCACAGAAGATTAGCCCAGGTCAAGAGAAGGAAGACCTTCGAGAAGTACGTGCCCGAGATAGCGAGAGCCTTGAGCATACTCACCGGCGAGCCCGAGGAAAAGATTAGGGAGTACTTCATCAGGTTCATCGAGAGCCGCTTTACCGCTGTCGAGGCTGAAGACGTTCCAGTTGAGGAGGTGGCTGAGAATGCCTAA
- a CDS encoding DNA topoisomerase IV subunit A, with translation MPKVKIHREKPKEKFSYDPKKVLKMLDEHARRILEDIKQGKNPHFDIPTRGLSNVYFDEKSRLIRMGDKLSRRYFLNVAHARKFMQTLLIMAYVKRLVSEGKHASLREAYYANKHTIPGTRENTFEDQSESDPIIEDLERMFGVLREEMHITADRRGYIYGDIVIRDGEDEFNASKLGSGGWAVPGTVEHIQFPEINVDYALVVETAAMADRLIEEKYPKKENALIIATQGQASRGVRRLIHRLHYEEGLPIIVFTDGDPYGWYIYSTIKQGSINLAYLSDKLATPEAKFVGMTMDDIKRYGLENVTEKLKGIPPNKKGGPTGDYKRILEEMNYPWFQNKEWQRQLQLALKWGVRIEQQALANKSLEFVAKEYLPEKINNGDLLP, from the coding sequence ATGCCTAAAGTTAAAATCCACCGCGAGAAGCCCAAGGAGAAGTTCTCATACGATCCGAAGAAAGTCCTTAAAATGCTCGACGAGCACGCCAGGAGGATACTCGAGGATATAAAGCAGGGGAAGAACCCGCACTTTGACATCCCGACCCGCGGTCTGAGCAACGTTTACTTCGACGAGAAATCGCGGCTTATCAGAATGGGGGACAAGCTCTCAAGGCGTTACTTCCTCAACGTTGCCCACGCGAGAAAGTTCATGCAGACGCTCCTGATAATGGCCTACGTGAAGAGGCTCGTCAGCGAGGGCAAACACGCGAGCCTTCGTGAAGCCTACTACGCCAACAAGCACACCATTCCCGGAACGAGGGAGAACACCTTTGAGGACCAGAGTGAGAGCGATCCAATTATTGAGGACCTTGAGAGAATGTTTGGAGTGCTGAGAGAAGAGATGCACATAACCGCGGACAGGCGCGGTTACATCTACGGCGACATAGTCATCCGCGATGGCGAGGACGAGTTCAACGCGAGCAAGCTCGGAAGCGGTGGATGGGCTGTCCCAGGAACGGTGGAGCACATTCAGTTTCCTGAGATAAACGTTGACTACGCTCTGGTAGTTGAGACGGCAGCTATGGCCGACCGTCTGATTGAGGAAAAGTATCCCAAGAAGGAGAACGCCCTGATCATAGCAACGCAGGGACAGGCTTCCCGTGGCGTCAGGCGTTTAATCCACAGGCTCCACTACGAAGAGGGATTGCCTATCATAGTCTTCACTGACGGTGACCCCTACGGTTGGTACATCTACTCGACAATAAAGCAGGGTTCGATTAACCTCGCTTACCTCAGCGATAAACTGGCAACGCCCGAGGCCAAGTTCGTGGGAATGACCATGGACGACATAAAGCGCTATGGCCTGGAGAACGTCACTGAAAAGCTCAAGGGCATTCCGCCCAACAAGAAGGGCGGTCCGACAGGAGACTACAAGAGAATCCTTGAGGAGATGAACTACCCCTGGTTCCAGAACAAGGAGTGGCAGAGACAGCTCCAGCTTGCCCTAAAATGGGGGGTCAGGATAGAACAGCAGGCTTTGGCCAATAAGTCCCTTGAGTTCGTTGCTAAGGAATACCTTCCGGAAAAGATCAATAACGGTGATCTGCTGCCATGA
- a CDS encoding elongation factor EF-2, giving the protein MGRREEMIAKIKELMTQPERIRNMGIAAHIDHGKTTLSDNLLAGAGMISEELAGKQLVLDFDEQEQARGITINAANVSMVHNYEGNDYLINLIDTPGHVDFGGDVTRAMRAIDGAIIVVDAVEGVMPQTETVLRQALREYVKPVLFINKVDRLIKELKLTPQQMQERFVKVITDVNRLIKRYAPEEFKKEWLVNVNDGSVAFGSAYYNWALSVPFMKKTGVSFKDVIDLTNAGDLKTLRKKAPLHVVVLDMVVRHLPNPLQAQKYRIPHLWRGDINSDVGQAMLKCDPKGPMTMVVTKIILDKHAGEVATGRVWSGTVKTGQEVYLINSKRKSRIQQVGIYMGPERINMEAVPAGNIVAVTGLRDAMAGETVSTEQIEPFEALHYASEPVVTVAIEAKNVKDLPKLVEALRQLAKEDPTLHVKIDEETGQHLLSGMGELHLEVKLYRLKTEWKLDVDVSPPIVVYRESVTKQSPIVEGKSPNKHNRFYITVEPMPDEIYQAIKEGIIPEGRPKDPKEVAKKLAELGMDYEMAKGIVDVYNGNMFFDNTKGIQYLNEVMDLLVDGFHQAMDEGPLAKEPVMKVIVRLHDAKIHEDNVHRGPAQIYPAIRTAIHCAMMKAGPVLYEPYQKVIINIPYEYMGAVSRELNQRRGQLIDMRQEGEVMIIIGEAPVAEMFGFAGAIRGATSGKALWTTEHAGFKRVPNELAQQIIRQIRQRKGLDPNPPTEKDVCPQQ; this is encoded by the coding sequence ATGGGAAGAAGGGAAGAGATGATTGCGAAGATTAAGGAACTTATGACCCAGCCCGAGAGGATCAGGAACATGGGTATCGCCGCTCACATTGACCACGGTAAGACTACCCTTAGCGACAACCTGCTCGCGGGCGCTGGTATGATAAGCGAAGAACTCGCCGGAAAGCAGCTCGTCCTTGATTTCGACGAGCAGGAGCAGGCGAGGGGTATTACTATCAACGCGGCCAACGTTTCGATGGTCCACAACTACGAGGGCAACGACTACCTCATCAACCTGATTGATACTCCGGGTCACGTTGACTTCGGTGGTGACGTTACCAGGGCCATGCGTGCCATAGACGGTGCGATTATCGTTGTCGACGCCGTTGAGGGTGTCATGCCCCAGACCGAGACCGTTCTCAGGCAGGCTCTGAGGGAGTACGTCAAGCCCGTCCTCTTCATCAACAAGGTTGACAGGCTCATCAAGGAGCTCAAGCTCACCCCCCAGCAGATGCAGGAGCGCTTCGTCAAGGTCATTACCGACGTCAACAGGCTCATCAAGCGCTACGCCCCCGAGGAGTTCAAGAAGGAGTGGCTCGTCAACGTTAACGACGGTAGCGTCGCCTTTGGTTCGGCCTATTACAACTGGGCCCTCAGCGTGCCCTTCATGAAGAAGACCGGGGTTTCATTCAAGGACGTCATTGACCTCACCAACGCCGGTGATTTAAAGACCCTCAGGAAGAAGGCCCCGCTCCACGTTGTGGTTCTTGATATGGTCGTCAGGCACCTCCCGAACCCGCTCCAGGCCCAGAAGTACAGGATTCCGCACCTCTGGAGGGGAGACATAAACAGCGACGTCGGTCAGGCCATGCTCAAGTGCGACCCGAAGGGACCGATGACTATGGTTGTCACCAAGATCATCCTCGACAAGCACGCCGGTGAGGTAGCCACCGGCCGCGTCTGGAGCGGTACCGTCAAGACCGGCCAGGAGGTTTACCTGATCAACAGCAAGAGGAAGTCCAGAATCCAGCAGGTCGGCATCTACATGGGGCCAGAGAGGATCAACATGGAGGCCGTCCCCGCTGGAAACATCGTCGCTGTAACTGGTCTCCGCGATGCCATGGCCGGCGAGACCGTTTCAACCGAGCAGATCGAGCCGTTTGAAGCACTCCACTACGCGAGCGAGCCTGTCGTCACCGTTGCCATTGAGGCCAAGAACGTTAAGGATCTTCCAAAGCTCGTTGAGGCCTTGAGACAGCTTGCCAAGGAGGACCCAACGCTCCACGTCAAGATCGACGAGGAGACCGGCCAGCACCTCCTCAGCGGTATGGGTGAGCTCCACCTCGAGGTCAAGCTCTACCGCCTTAAGACAGAGTGGAAGCTCGACGTCGATGTTTCACCGCCTATAGTAGTTTACCGCGAGAGCGTCACCAAGCAGAGCCCGATCGTCGAAGGAAAGTCACCGAACAAGCACAACAGGTTCTACATCACTGTCGAGCCAATGCCTGATGAGATCTACCAGGCAATCAAGGAGGGAATCATCCCAGAAGGAAGGCCGAAGGATCCGAAGGAAGTCGCCAAGAAGCTGGCTGAGCTCGGTATGGACTACGAGATGGCCAAGGGAATCGTTGACGTTTACAACGGCAACATGTTCTTCGACAACACCAAGGGTATCCAGTACCTGAACGAGGTTATGGACCTACTCGTTGACGGTTTCCACCAGGCAATGGACGAGGGGCCACTCGCCAAAGAGCCAGTCATGAAGGTCATCGTCCGCCTGCACGACGCTAAGATACACGAGGACAACGTCCACCGCGGTCCGGCCCAGATCTACCCGGCTATAAGGACCGCAATCCACTGTGCCATGATGAAGGCCGGGCCGGTTCTCTACGAGCCGTACCAGAAGGTCATCATCAACATACCCTACGAGTACATGGGCGCCGTCAGCAGGGAGCTCAACCAGAGGCGCGGCCAGCTCATCGACATGAGGCAGGAAGGCGAGGTCATGATCATCATCGGCGAGGCACCCGTCGCCGAGATGTTCGGATTTGCTGGAGCAATACGTGGAGCGACCAGCGGTAAGGCCCTCTGGACAACAGAACATGCTGGCTTCAAGCGCGTTCCGAACGAGCTGGCACAGCAGATCATCAGGCAGATACGCCAGAGGAAGGGCCTCGACCCGAACCCGCCGACCGAGAAGGACGTCTGCCCGCAGCAGTGA
- a CDS encoding HD domain-containing protein: MKLVHDPIHGYIELDEFAIKIVDTPEFQRLRRITQLGFAFLAYPSARHTRFEHSLGTFHLAKEIRHYNPEIEEEAVYAALLHDIGHYPFSHTLEGLFPRHEENTVWLIKHGEIRDAIEENYSVSKLIKFLKHPVVSGDIDSDRMDYLVRDAYYTGAAYGVVDLERLVRNLIFTKGMLVVGAKGIMAAQNLLLARAMMYPTVYFHHTAKIAEVMLRKAVELEGISTEEIRLMDEVDLVSRLRNSEKPEVRELMKAIDNRKLYKRVLCSNSELSPETVEYIKRALEEEFAHLALIDYPPKPKYEERNAFVLVDGELKRLSEVSPLVKSLVELKNVYWRWCVYARKDVKEDVEGALKKAFVICRSS, from the coding sequence ATGAAGCTCGTCCATGATCCGATTCACGGCTACATAGAGCTTGATGAATTCGCAATCAAAATCGTGGACACCCCAGAGTTTCAGAGGCTCAGGAGGATAACCCAGCTCGGCTTTGCCTTCCTTGCTTATCCATCCGCCAGACACACCCGCTTTGAGCACTCGCTTGGGACTTTCCACCTCGCCAAGGAGATAAGGCACTATAACCCAGAGATCGAGGAGGAAGCCGTCTACGCGGCCCTGCTTCACGACATCGGCCACTACCCCTTTTCACACACCCTTGAGGGCCTGTTCCCGAGACACGAAGAGAACACCGTCTGGCTGATAAAGCACGGAGAGATCAGGGACGCTATCGAGGAGAACTACTCGGTCTCAAAACTCATCAAGTTCCTCAAGCATCCGGTCGTCAGCGGCGACATCGACTCGGACAGAATGGACTACCTCGTCAGGGACGCCTACTATACGGGAGCCGCATACGGCGTCGTTGACCTTGAGAGGCTCGTTAGGAACCTGATTTTCACCAAGGGTATGCTCGTCGTTGGAGCGAAGGGAATCATGGCGGCTCAGAACCTTCTACTGGCGAGGGCAATGATGTACCCGACGGTTTACTTCCACCACACCGCAAAGATAGCCGAGGTCATGCTTCGAAAGGCCGTTGAGCTTGAGGGGATAAGCACTGAGGAGATACGCCTCATGGACGAGGTAGACCTCGTTTCGAGGCTGAGAAACAGTGAAAAGCCTGAAGTAAGGGAACTCATGAAGGCCATAGACAACAGGAAGCTTTACAAGAGGGTTCTCTGTTCAAACAGTGAGCTTTCCCCTGAAACGGTGGAATACATCAAGCGGGCTCTGGAAGAGGAGTTCGCCCACCTTGCCCTCATTGATTACCCACCCAAGCCAAAATACGAGGAGAGGAACGCCTTTGTGCTGGTAGACGGTGAGCTGAAGAGGCTCAGCGAGGTTTCACCTCTTGTTAAGTCGCTGGTTGAGCTCAAAAATGTGTACTGGAGATGGTGTGTTTACGCCAGGAAGGACGTTAAGGAGGACGTCGAAGGCGCGCTAAAAAAAGCTTTTGTAATTTGCCGAAGTAGTTGA